TATGTCGTAGCCGCCCCAGCCCCGTTGCGGACAGTCATCTCCACCTCGTCCGGCTCAACGCCTCGGGCCTGCGCCTGCTCGGCCGCCCAACGGAGGTACGCGAGCCACTCCTCGGACAACCAGTCGGCTTGACGGCCGACGCCGGCCTCGACGGGGAGACCGCTGGCCACGACGCGGTCGAGGATCAGCGGCTGCAGACCGCCGGCCCCGCGCCGGTAGCCGGCGAAGTAGAGAACCTTCGTGAACAGTCCCGGCCCCAACCACGGCAGGCGAGCGTGGTTGGGGTCGCGGAAGCGGCGGTACGCCGTACGCAGCGCGTCCTCGTCGGGTGCTGACGCGGACACCTCCTCTAGCGCGTACGCCAGACGTTTGCCCTCCGGGTCGGCGCCGAGCGACCTGGCGGCGCGCCACGGGCCGTAGCCGATGGATCCGTAGCCCCAGATCAGCACGGCGGTCAGCAACTGGCGGGGGCTCGCGGAGCCGGTCCGGTACGCATCGGCCACCGCGAAGACGTCGCGCCGCCAGATTTCGCCGCTCGACGGGAAGTTGTCCGGCCACGCGTCCGGCGGCAGCGCCACCCGCCACCGGTCCGGATCGACAGTGATCGGGGCCGGCTCCCCCGGCAAGGTCAACTCGTCGGTCATCGTCATGACTGCCTCCCTCGAATCGCGGAGCAGCCGCCCAAAGCAGGCATGGGATCTCCGTCGCCCGAACGCTATGGCCGGGCACTCCCGCACGCTGACCGCTGACGCCATATCGGGGTATCGAGGGGCATGAACCACCCGGTCTGGTGTCGAGCTGCCCTGCGCGTCACCATGGCTCGGACCGGGCTCAGGACCAGGGCCTGTCCGGCGGATCATGCCGAACAGGCCCGTGGTCCCGAGGAGGGATCAGGGTTTGAGCGTGAAGGTGAAGTCGCCGGAGAGCTTGCCGCTCAGCCGGACTGCCGAAACGAGTTTCTCCTCCGTGATCAGTCTCTCGACCTCTGCCCTCGAAAGACCGCAACCTTCAGCGATCAGTCGCACCGGCCGGACAGGGATCCGCGCCGCAAATCGGACCGAGACGTCGATCGCCTCGCGGTGCAGGTGATCCGATCCGCCAGTGTCGAGACGCCAGGCGTTGTCCCAGTCGAGGGCGATGCGACCACGGCGCTGCACGACCGGATCCTGGAGCAGCTCAGCTGTCAGGCCAGGGTCGTTGTCATGCAGCCGGTCCAGCAGCTCAGGTCGTATGGAACGCACAGTCTTCCGTTCCAGGACCGGGAGCTTTGCCGTGTCCCCGCAAACGACACAGAGCGCGAGGAGCCAGGCGTCGATGAGCTTGTGGTTTGCGTTGACGCGAAAGTTGCCGCTTGCCTGGAAGCGGTCGGACGCGCACACGTGGCAACGGCGACGAACGAGAGGCAGGCAGGTGGGTACAACAATCCAGTTGTAGAGCACAGAAGTACACCGGTTTCAGTGAGAAGTCCGCAGCAAAAAGGAGCGCGGCGCACATGCGCGACGCGCGACAAATCAGCGCTTGGGAGGTCTCACAGGGTGT
Above is a window of Micromonospora coriariae DNA encoding:
- a CDS encoding DUF1062 domain-containing protein; protein product: MLYNWIVVPTCLPLVRRRCHVCASDRFQASGNFRVNANHKLIDAWLLALCVVCGDTAKLPVLERKTVRSIRPELLDRLHDNDPGLTAELLQDPVVQRRGRIALDWDNAWRLDTGGSDHLHREAIDVSVRFAARIPVRPVRLIAEGCGLSRAEVERLITEEKLVSAVRLSGKLSGDFTFTLKP
- a CDS encoding 8-oxoguanine DNA glycosylase OGG fold protein, producing MTMTDELTLPGEPAPITVDPDRWRVALPPDAWPDNFPSSGEIWRRDVFAVADAYRTGSASPRQLLTAVLIWGYGSIGYGPWRAARSLGADPEGKRLAYALEEVSASAPDEDALRTAYRRFRDPNHARLPWLGPGLFTKVLYFAGYRRGAGGLQPLILDRVVASGLPVEAGVGRQADWLSEEWLAYLRWAAEQAQARGVEPDEVEMTVRNGAGAATT